GATCGTCCGGCAGCTCAACGCCAAGGTCCCGTGGCCCTTTCCCAACGACGGAGTCCACACCTTTTACCGCGACACCGCGCTCCCCGCCATCGAACGCGGTGAAGAGTGGCACTGGATGCTGCGACTCAAAGATGATCCCCGCCAGAAAGTCATCGGCTCCATCTGCCTCGTGCGCGACGGCGACAACAATCGCGGCTTCTGGATCGCACGCGAGTGGCAAGGCCTCGGCCTGATGACCGAAGCCGCAGCAGAGGTCACCCGCTTCTGGTTTAAAGATCTGCAACAGCCCATCCTCCGAATAAAGAAAGCGCGAGACAACGCAGCCTCACGAGCCATCTCCCTCCGTCAGGGAATGCGCTGCATCGCCCAGACCGATGATGATTACGTGTCAGGCCGCCTGCCATCGGAGCAATGGGAGTTGACCCTCGAAATGTGGCGCGAGACGCATCCCAAAACCCAACGCTGAACCTGACCAATCCCACCGGCCAACCCCCTGGAACAGCGTCGCCGTCACCTCACCTCATTCTTTTTTCCAAGACGGTAGCTCACCCCGATCTTCGTCGCCAGTTCATCCATTCCAGGATTGCTCGCCGCCAGATAGCCATTCGACACATGAAAAAACACGAACGGGTCCACGCGCAAATCGACCCGTTCCGTCATCTTGATCAAAACCCCGAAGTCAGCCTGAACATTGAAATTCGCATAGCTCGCGTTCGGCGAAAACGCCTTCTTCGTGAACACCGCAGTCCCCAGTTTGCCAACGATGTACGGCCTCACCGCCTTGTCGTTTCGCCATAGCCAGCGAAAACCAAACGGAGAGATCGACAACCCATGCACCAACTCCTGATTCGGGCTCTTTGCATTTCCCCAGAAATCTGAGACCGCAGGCTGACTCAAAAGAACAAATGGCAGAACCTCCACCACGTAGTCCATCCGCGACCCCATAAAGTGACCCCAGCTATGACGGTCGTATTCCACACCCACCGTCCACGCATTGCAGCGAACCGTGGCACTAAACAGCCTGTAATCGCCATCCGGAAACATTCCCGAAATCGAGATCTCACTCTCCACCGGCGGCTTGCCACGGGGCGTCTTCGTGGCCACTACGATGTCTTTCGCCAGCGCGGTGTCAGTAATAGCGGTGATCTTCGTCGCCAGCGGAGCATTGGTCAACACTGGGATCTCCGCCTCTTGGGAACATGCCGGTCGCGACCCAAGGAGACAAACAGCAGCCAGCACGGAGAGACAAGAGAGGCGTAGGTTTCCGGCCAGGCTGCGCTCGCTCGCCCACAGGACAAATACGGACCCACAACCTCGTCTGCTCGCCAATAGGTCCCCCCATTAGTCAATTAGATCGGGCCCGAAAAGCGCAGAATGATACGAACGAGCAGCAATTATAAGTTCAAGTCCGTGCAACAAAGAATTTTTTTCATCCGTCCTCAGTAACCCCTCTTGTTCTGCCCTCCCACTTGAAACCCTCCATTCGTGGACATACTCCTCACGAACCCTATCGAAAACGTCCCCCGGCACGCCACAAATCCGCCGAAAGCAGACCGGCCCAGCGCTATGACTCTCCCCGTTGACGTGCCCTCGGCACCTCTGCGAGACTCACGCCTATGCAATACAGCGGCAAGGTCGAATATGCTCAGAGACGAAAGATAAGGGAACGCAACACCGCTCTCTACCGCCTTGCCCACTGGCCCATATGGATCTGGGTGTTCTTTCTCGCCCCCGGCCCGCTGACCTTCT
This Tunturibacter gelidoferens DNA region includes the following protein-coding sequences:
- a CDS encoding GNAT family N-acetyltransferase; amino-acid sequence: MPTPILQTPRLLIKPLQLSDAPEVQKIFPHWEIVRQLNAKVPWPFPNDGVHTFYRDTALPAIERGEEWHWMLRLKDDPRQKVIGSICLVRDGDNNRGFWIAREWQGLGLMTEAAAEVTRFWFKDLQQPILRIKKARDNAASRAISLRQGMRCIAQTDDDYVSGRLPSEQWELTLEMWRETHPKTQR
- a CDS encoding acyloxyacyl hydrolase, producing the protein MLTNAPLATKITAITDTALAKDIVVATKTPRGKPPVESEISISGMFPDGDYRLFSATVRCNAWTVGVEYDRHSWGHFMGSRMDYVVEVLPFVLLSQPAVSDFWGNAKSPNQELVHGLSISPFGFRWLWRNDKAVRPYIVGKLGTAVFTKKAFSPNASYANFNVQADFGVLIKMTERVDLRVDPFVFFHVSNGYLAASNPGMDELATKIGVSYRLGKKNEVR